A genomic window from Pyricularia oryzae 70-15 chromosome 7, whole genome shotgun sequence includes:
- a CDS encoding thioesterase — protein MSFFIRPFGRSGSIVPKTPCLRRTVELAGFQPTAAKAASRGRFFSTTKTSASEQRPDPNRKPSGYHYSPMPPPSGPNPNTSAKPRRRPPYLLLSVGALLGSLYAIYLVKLLTLPPAAPGSVLDAELLAEINSRGDELVEEMRRNIANPDDPDWTTIKPTDITLNGIKTPVMLAGPLSSSAGLPYHRLLLNRRTGDFHAVIYIGDGACGWPTVAHGGATATIIQTVMSTAAGMVELPASGQLEEGRLRYDPALMNHFEITYRKRLETSRFYFFSAKVEENPEEIDGFRSSFICGDVLDVMPHEAEKNNVMVTARGHFLADNKKLLPK, from the coding sequence ATGAGCTTCTTCATTCGGCCATTCGGCCGGTCTGGATCCATAGTTCCCAAGACGCCATGTTTGAGAAGGACGGTCGAGCTGGCTGGCTTCCAGCCAACCGCCGCAAAGGCAGCATCCAGGGGACGCTTCTTCTCCACCACCAAGACCTCCGCCAGCGAGCAGAGGCCTGACCCAAACCGAAAACCGTCAGGTTACCACTACAGCCCGATGCCGCCACCGTCCGGGCCCAACCCAAACACCAGCGCAaaacctcgccgccgcccgccctACCTCCTTCTCTCCGTAGGCGCCCTGCTGGGCAGCCTCTACGCCATCTACCTCGTCAAGCTGCTCACCCTGCCGCCCGCGGCTCCCGGGTCCGTGCTCGACGCGGAACTCCTGGCCGAGATCAACTCGAGGGGCGACGAGCTCGTGGAGGAGATGCGCCGCAACATCGCCAACCCAGACGACCCGGACTGGACGACCATCAAGCCCACAGACATCACCCTCAATGGCATCAAGACGCCCGTGATGTTGGCCGGCCCGCTCTCGTCCTCGGCGGGACTTCCCTACCACCGCCTGCTCCTCAACCGCAGGACCGGTGACTTCCACGCCGTCATCTACATTGGCGACGGCGCCTGCGGGTGGCCGACAGTCGCGCACGGcggcgccaccgccaccatcATCCAGACCGTCATGTCGACCGCCGCCGGGATGGTCGAGCTGCCCGCATCAGGGCAACTAGAAGAGGGTCGGCTGCGTTATGACCCGGCGCTGATGAATCATTTCGAAATCACATACCGCAAAAGGCTCGAGACATCACGCTTTTATTTCTTCTCGGCCAAGGTGGAGGAGAACCCGGAAGAGATCGATGGGTTCCGGAGTAGCTTCATCTGTGGTGACGTCCTCGACGTTATGCCGCACGAGGCTGAGAAGAACAATGTCATGGTGACTGCGCGTGGTCACTTTCTGGCGGATAATAAAAAACTACTCCCCAAATGA